A region of Pyxidicoccus parkwaysis DNA encodes the following proteins:
- a CDS encoding DUF6748 domain-containing protein, giving the protein MNVRPLLLAALALGFAAGCTTPSSSPSNTPSSEPGTPSADTAARPAETAPPKGNEPGTEAQPPPPSAGSEVKAGESAVYIVKDSGVRCIAPPCPSYNATRADKPGSEPIPVHEVDLSALSGGSDERAEALTQQMQMGNGLKVEATLETRPNAGPGGAATVLKASRVAK; this is encoded by the coding sequence ATGAACGTCCGCCCGCTGCTGCTCGCCGCCCTGGCCCTCGGCTTCGCCGCCGGCTGCACCACGCCCTCCTCCTCTCCCAGCAACACTCCGAGCAGCGAGCCCGGCACCCCGTCCGCCGACACCGCCGCCCGCCCCGCCGAGACCGCCCCGCCCAAGGGCAACGAGCCCGGCACCGAGGCCCAGCCGCCTCCCCCCTCCGCTGGCAGCGAGGTGAAGGCGGGTGAGAGCGCCGTGTACATCGTCAAGGACAGCGGCGTGCGCTGCATCGCCCCGCCCTGCCCGTCCTACAACGCCACCCGCGCGGACAAGCCGGGCTCCGAGCCCATCCCCGTCCACGAGGTGGACCTGTCCGCCCTCAGCGGCGGCTCCGACGAGCGCGCGGAAGCCCTGACGCAGCAGATGCAGATGGGCAACGGCCTCAAGGTGGAGGCCACCCTGGAGACCCGCCCCAACGCAGGCCCCGGCGGCGCCGCCACCGTCCTCAAGGCCAGCCGCGTCGCGAAGTAG
- a CDS encoding cobalamin B12-binding domain-containing protein, producing MLPHTEPSTTSLREKYLAAQLAGNRREALRLLVDEGLLLGIPLQVLHLEVIQLAQYEIGRLWQENIISVAQEHLATSISQLALAHLYRHLPRDPENGKVVMVSCVQDELHEVGARMASDFLEMAGFDVRFLGANVPPEHLARMLREVRPDLLALSVTMTYHLPQLREAVKHAREALPRVPIAVGGLAFRWAPELEKDLGVSFFGKDARELVATACRTLGV from the coding sequence TTGCTTCCCCACACCGAGCCCTCCACCACCTCCCTGCGCGAGAAGTACCTCGCCGCACAGCTCGCCGGAAACCGGCGCGAGGCCCTGCGTCTGCTGGTGGACGAGGGCCTCCTGCTCGGCATCCCCCTCCAGGTGCTGCACCTCGAGGTCATCCAGCTCGCACAGTATGAGATTGGCCGGCTGTGGCAGGAGAACATCATCTCCGTGGCGCAGGAGCACCTGGCCACCTCCATCTCCCAGCTCGCCCTCGCCCATCTCTACCGCCACCTGCCCAGAGACCCGGAGAACGGCAAGGTCGTCATGGTGTCGTGCGTCCAGGACGAGCTGCACGAGGTCGGCGCGCGCATGGCCAGCGACTTCCTGGAGATGGCCGGCTTCGACGTGCGCTTCCTCGGCGCCAACGTCCCGCCCGAGCACCTGGCCCGCATGCTGCGCGAGGTGCGGCCGGATTTGCTCGCCCTGTCCGTGACGATGACGTACCACCTGCCCCAACTGCGTGAGGCCGTGAAGCACGCGCGCGAGGCCCTTCCCCGCGTCCCCATCGCCGTGGGCGGCCTCGCCTTCCGCTGGGCGCCGGAGCTGGAGAAGGACCTGGGCGTCAGCTTCTTCGGCAAGGACGCGCGCGAGCTGGTCGCCACCGCCTGCAGGACTTTGGGAGTCTGA
- a CDS encoding sensor histidine kinase — MVTDVPHPAARPAPVILVVDDHEASRYLLCVTLKHAGFVTVEAHTGEEALRRAHELPDAILLDVRLPDLLGFEVCRQLKADGATAAIPIIQLSSSFTSTTDRVEGLQGGADGYLVAPVDPEELLATLQRLLNARASARRQSNLLDAERATRTELEQANALLREQAIILGNVRDSVVVTDLRGRITHWNHGAEHLFGYTAEEMLGGSTARLYPELDAAATEKDLVSILDGKDYRGEWKGRRKDGTLVWVDIHTTLLRSEGGEALGFIGVAKDVTERKRVEDELRRRADFEQQLIGIVSHDLRNPLAVMLLSAETLLRRTDFDERTKKHLSRILSNGERASRMIRDLLDFTQARLGGGISLERTALDLHPVVRGVVEDQRVAHAEREVRLELSGDGRGHWDGDRLAQVLTNLLTNALTYGPAGTPVTVKTWSTDTEWSVSVHNDGEPIPSDVQDTLFEPMRRGPGTGDTSSRSIGLGLYIVRHLVDAHGGTVSLDSAAGRGTTFTVRLPR; from the coding sequence ATGGTCACCGATGTTCCCCACCCGGCCGCCCGGCCCGCGCCCGTGATTCTCGTGGTGGATGACCACGAGGCGAGCCGCTACCTGCTGTGCGTCACGCTGAAGCACGCGGGCTTCGTCACGGTGGAGGCGCACACCGGCGAGGAGGCGCTGCGGCGCGCCCATGAGCTGCCGGACGCCATCCTGCTCGACGTGCGGCTGCCGGACCTGCTCGGCTTCGAGGTGTGCCGCCAGCTGAAGGCGGACGGGGCCACGGCCGCCATCCCCATCATCCAGCTCTCCTCGTCCTTCACCTCCACCACGGACCGGGTGGAGGGCCTCCAGGGTGGCGCGGACGGCTACCTCGTCGCGCCGGTGGACCCGGAGGAGTTGCTGGCCACCCTCCAGCGGCTGCTCAACGCCCGGGCGTCCGCGCGCAGGCAGTCCAATCTCCTGGATGCCGAGCGGGCCACGCGCACCGAGCTGGAACAGGCCAACGCGCTGCTGCGCGAGCAGGCCATCATCCTCGGCAACGTGCGCGACAGCGTGGTGGTGACGGACCTGCGCGGGCGGATTACGCACTGGAACCACGGCGCGGAGCACCTCTTCGGCTACACGGCGGAGGAGATGCTGGGCGGCTCCACCGCGCGCCTGTACCCGGAGCTGGACGCGGCCGCGACGGAGAAGGACCTCGTCAGCATCCTCGACGGCAAGGACTACCGGGGCGAGTGGAAGGGGCGGCGCAAGGACGGCACCCTCGTCTGGGTGGACATCCACACCACGCTGCTGCGCAGCGAGGGCGGCGAGGCGCTGGGCTTCATCGGCGTGGCCAAGGACGTCACCGAGCGCAAGCGCGTGGAGGACGAATTGCGCCGGCGCGCGGACTTCGAGCAGCAGCTCATCGGCATCGTCTCGCATGACCTGCGCAACCCGCTGGCGGTGATGCTGTTGTCGGCCGAGACGCTGCTGCGCCGGACCGACTTCGACGAGCGCACGAAGAAACACCTGTCCCGCATCCTCTCCAACGGCGAGCGCGCGAGCCGGATGATTCGCGACCTGTTGGACTTCACGCAGGCGCGGCTGGGCGGGGGAATCTCACTGGAGCGCACGGCCCTGGACCTGCACCCGGTGGTACGCGGCGTGGTGGAGGACCAGCGGGTGGCGCACGCGGAGCGCGAAGTGCGGCTGGAGCTGTCCGGCGACGGCCGGGGCCACTGGGACGGGGACCGCCTGGCGCAGGTGCTGACAAATCTCCTGACCAACGCGCTCACGTACGGCCCCGCGGGAACACCGGTCACGGTGAAGACGTGGAGCACCGACACGGAGTGGAGCGTCTCCGTGCACAACGACGGCGAGCCCATTCCGAGCGACGTCCAGGACACGCTCTTCGAGCCCATGCGGCGCGGGCCGGGGACGGGCGACACGTCGAGCCGCTCGATTGGCCTGGGGCTCTACATCGTCCGGCACCTCGTGGACGCGCACGGCGGCACTGTGAGCCTGGACTCCGCCGCCGGACGCGGCACCACGTTCACCGTGCGCCTGCCGCGCTGA
- a CDS encoding type II TA system antitoxin MqsA family protein: MKCMQCGGSMTARQETRRNYAGLEGVIVEGVQVRHCPACGEEEISYSNVEQLHATLALQLARKEAGLTPTEIRFLRTYLGLSGSDLARRMGVTKETVSRWERIDKPLAMGPMAERLLRLMAVREQPVTEYPLERLEHVATTEATPLRVRLKPKKQGWTVELPAR; this comes from the coding sequence ATGAAGTGCATGCAGTGTGGAGGCAGCATGACGGCGCGGCAGGAGACGCGGAGGAACTACGCGGGCCTGGAGGGCGTCATCGTGGAGGGCGTCCAGGTCCGCCACTGCCCGGCCTGCGGAGAAGAGGAAATCAGCTATTCGAACGTCGAACAGCTCCACGCGACCCTCGCGCTCCAACTGGCGCGGAAGGAAGCGGGGCTGACGCCAACGGAGATTCGCTTCCTGCGCACGTACCTGGGCCTGTCGGGCTCCGACCTCGCCCGCCGCATGGGAGTGACGAAGGAGACGGTGTCGCGCTGGGAGCGCATCGACAAGCCCCTCGCCATGGGCCCGATGGCGGAGCGGCTGCTGAGACTGATGGCCGTGCGTGAGCAGCCCGTCACGGAGTACCCGCTGGAGCGGCTCGAGCACGTCGCGACCACCGAGGCCACTCCACTGCGCGTGCGCCTCAAGCCGAAGAAGCAGGGCTGGACGGTGGAGCTGCCCGCTCGGTAG
- a CDS encoding hybrid sensor histidine kinase/response regulator — protein MRHLTSPDVSLFDDLSREVALVCDAQGTLVWLDARARGILSAQPGQTLRSLAAKGTEEKVDKLLVQARDETVEGWELILCHEDKPTTFAFRARPDGDGGVLMVGSLVPEDYGSALDQVSNALSEVSTLHRETERQQRELKRRADELTRLNRELEESNRGVRSLHAALDEKAESLQVAAEIKSRVVANVSHEFRTPLHSILGLSKVLLNPINGPLSGEQEKQVQFIRNSAEALFELVNDLLDLSKMEAGKAALRHSRFVVRDLLSALRGMMKPLLPPDSPVELRLAEPEESLELETDESRLSQVLRNLVSNALKFTEAGHVTLSVAHGPRDTVVFTVQDTGIGIAPENHERVFEEFSQVDSHLQRKVKGTGLGLPLARKLTELLGGNLTLKSALGQGSTFTVTIPRVHTEVAEMAGLTERSEHLDPSRSPVLVLEDDRQTLFLYEKYLARSGFQVLPVRSTEEARRVMERVRPAAIVLDVMLEGETSWSFLADMKNSESTRDIPVLVVTVTDREQKARALGADEFWLKPVDELRLQKKLQTMARSGPVERLLLIDDDDVHRYLLKQLLKDLPYVLLEASGGKEGVKLAREQAPHLIFLDFILPDITAFDVLDELKADPSTRDIPVILHTSHELQDDERSRLSRETAAILAKHTLSREVAITRIRDALAKAGLGARALQEGSRRG, from the coding sequence ATGAGGCACCTCACATCGCCGGATGTCAGCCTCTTCGACGACCTGAGCCGGGAGGTCGCCCTCGTCTGCGACGCGCAAGGCACCCTCGTCTGGCTGGACGCGCGCGCCCGCGGCATCCTCTCCGCGCAGCCGGGCCAGACGCTGCGCAGCCTCGCGGCCAAGGGCACCGAGGAGAAGGTGGACAAGCTCCTCGTCCAGGCCCGCGACGAGACAGTCGAAGGCTGGGAGCTCATCCTCTGCCACGAGGACAAGCCCACCACCTTCGCCTTCCGCGCCCGCCCCGACGGCGACGGCGGCGTCCTCATGGTGGGCAGCCTCGTCCCCGAGGACTACGGCAGCGCGCTGGACCAGGTGAGCAACGCCCTCAGCGAGGTGTCCACCCTCCACCGTGAGACGGAGCGCCAGCAGCGTGAGCTCAAGCGCCGCGCGGACGAGCTGACCCGCCTCAACCGCGAATTGGAGGAGTCCAACCGCGGCGTGCGCAGCCTCCACGCCGCCCTGGACGAGAAGGCGGAGAGCCTGCAGGTCGCCGCCGAAATCAAGAGCCGGGTGGTGGCCAACGTCAGCCACGAGTTCCGCACCCCGCTGCACTCCATCCTCGGCCTCTCCAAGGTGCTGCTCAATCCCATCAACGGGCCCCTCAGCGGCGAGCAGGAGAAGCAGGTCCAGTTCATCCGCAACTCGGCGGAGGCCCTCTTCGAGTTGGTGAATGACCTGCTGGACCTCTCCAAGATGGAGGCCGGCAAGGCGGCGCTGCGCCACAGCCGCTTCGTGGTGAGGGACTTGCTCAGCGCGCTGCGCGGCATGATGAAGCCGCTGCTCCCGCCAGACTCGCCGGTGGAGCTGCGCCTGGCGGAGCCGGAGGAGTCGCTGGAGCTGGAGACGGACGAGTCGCGCCTCAGTCAGGTGCTGCGCAACCTCGTCTCCAACGCGCTCAAGTTCACCGAGGCCGGCCACGTGACGCTGTCGGTGGCACACGGGCCCCGCGACACCGTCGTCTTCACCGTGCAGGACACGGGCATCGGCATCGCCCCGGAGAACCACGAGCGCGTCTTCGAGGAGTTCTCCCAGGTGGACAGCCACCTGCAGCGCAAGGTGAAGGGCACCGGCCTGGGCCTGCCGCTGGCGCGCAAGCTGACCGAGCTGCTGGGCGGCAACCTCACCCTGAAGAGCGCGCTGGGCCAGGGCTCCACCTTCACCGTCACCATCCCCCGCGTCCACACCGAAGTCGCCGAGATGGCGGGGCTCACCGAGCGCAGCGAGCACCTGGACCCCAGCCGCTCCCCGGTGCTGGTGCTGGAGGACGACCGGCAGACGCTCTTCCTCTACGAGAAGTACCTCGCGCGCTCCGGCTTCCAGGTGCTGCCGGTGCGCAGCACGGAAGAAGCCCGGCGCGTCATGGAGCGCGTGCGCCCCGCGGCGATTGTGTTGGACGTCATGCTGGAGGGAGAGACGAGCTGGAGCTTCCTCGCGGACATGAAGAACAGCGAGTCCACGCGTGACATCCCCGTGCTCGTCGTCACCGTGACGGACCGCGAGCAGAAGGCGCGCGCGCTGGGCGCGGACGAGTTCTGGCTCAAGCCGGTGGACGAGCTGCGCCTGCAGAAGAAGCTGCAGACCATGGCCCGCAGCGGCCCGGTGGAGCGGCTGCTCCTCATCGACGACGACGACGTCCACCGCTACCTGCTCAAGCAGCTCCTCAAGGACTTGCCCTATGTGCTCCTGGAGGCGTCCGGCGGCAAGGAGGGCGTGAAGCTGGCGCGCGAGCAGGCGCCGCACCTCATCTTCCTGGACTTCATCCTCCCGGACATCACCGCCTTCGACGTGCTGGACGAGCTGAAGGCGGACCCGAGCACGCGAGACATCCCGGTCATCCTCCACACCTCGCACGAGCTGCAAGACGACGAGCGCTCGCGCCTGTCCCGGGAGACGGCCGCCATCCTCGCCAAGCACACGCTGAGCCGCGAAGTGGCGATTACACGCATCCGCGACGCGCTGGCCAAGGCCGGGCTCGGTGCTCGCGCACTGCAGGAGGGGAGCCGCCGTGGTTGA
- a CDS encoding ActD-like protein, protein MNSPTRTPDWLLERIALGELPPEELAAARARLAEEPDGLQRLAALEADSRATLERLPPARVVREVAARASRKDAPSPSRRLAPAWGLLVPALATVALFIIARPDSVEDEDTRPVRTVSGDSVEPTRIKGLPPQLLVSRQAAAGPERLTDGAPAAAGDVVQMQYVAAGRRHGVVLSVDGRGSVTLHAPEAGSPTSAELSPSGTHMLPGAYELDDAPRFERFFLVVSDEPFALEPVLAAAKTLAEGPEARTAPLLLPEGLTQVSLTLEKQR, encoded by the coding sequence ATGAACTCGCCCACCCGTACGCCCGACTGGCTCCTGGAGCGAATCGCCCTGGGAGAGCTGCCCCCCGAGGAGCTGGCCGCCGCGCGCGCCCGGCTCGCCGAGGAGCCGGATGGCCTGCAGCGCCTCGCCGCGCTGGAGGCGGACTCGCGCGCCACGCTGGAGCGGCTGCCCCCTGCGCGCGTGGTGCGCGAGGTGGCTGCCCGCGCGTCCCGGAAGGATGCGCCGTCCCCTTCCCGGCGGCTGGCACCGGCCTGGGGCCTCCTGGTGCCGGCGCTCGCCACCGTGGCCCTCTTCATCATCGCGCGCCCCGACTCCGTGGAAGACGAAGACACCCGGCCGGTGCGGACGGTGTCCGGCGACTCCGTCGAGCCGACGCGCATCAAGGGACTGCCGCCCCAGTTGCTCGTCAGCCGGCAGGCCGCCGCCGGCCCCGAGCGCCTCACCGACGGGGCTCCCGCCGCCGCGGGTGACGTGGTGCAGATGCAGTACGTGGCCGCGGGCCGCCGCCATGGCGTCGTCCTCTCCGTGGACGGGCGCGGCTCCGTGACGCTGCACGCCCCGGAGGCCGGGAGCCCCACGTCCGCGGAGCTGTCTCCTTCCGGCACCCACATGCTCCCCGGTGCCTACGAGCTGGATGACGCGCCGCGGTTCGAGCGCTTCTTCCTCGTCGTCTCGGACGAGCCCTTCGCGCTGGAGCCGGTGCTGGCCGCGGCGAAGACGCTGGCGGAGGGCCCGGAAGCCCGCACGGCCCCCCTGTTGCTCCCCGAGGGCTTGACGCAGGTGTCCCTCACGCTGGAAAAGCAGAGGTGA
- a CDS encoding peptidase, giving the protein MKSLALLASWLWAGAAVAGQFPGASGLMPEAAAESRLEQAAGEPPAATPARGLRKGKVHVELWASDIQYANLAVKFGGGPFYVTLLSGFEPGRDSRFSFGLGVGGHLTLGHRFWLDGDVTGGGVQPVQKPLEGDGGNVLAQVRLMLGFQVLPRLALFAGPTYNAWFVWGQPDFDSITRMSVSQSEPKPDQRLQHWPGLQVGLHI; this is encoded by the coding sequence ATGAAATCCTTGGCGCTCCTCGCATCGTGGCTGTGGGCTGGGGCGGCGGTCGCCGGGCAGTTCCCGGGGGCCTCCGGCCTGATGCCGGAAGCGGCGGCTGAGTCCCGCCTCGAGCAGGCGGCGGGCGAGCCTCCAGCCGCCACGCCGGCGCGGGGGCTGCGCAAGGGCAAGGTCCACGTCGAGTTGTGGGCGAGCGACATCCAGTACGCCAACCTGGCGGTGAAGTTCGGCGGCGGCCCGTTCTACGTGACGCTGCTGTCGGGCTTCGAGCCGGGGCGTGACTCGCGCTTCAGCTTCGGGCTGGGCGTGGGCGGGCACCTGACGCTGGGGCACCGCTTCTGGCTGGACGGGGACGTGACGGGCGGCGGGGTGCAGCCGGTGCAGAAGCCGCTGGAGGGCGACGGCGGCAACGTGCTGGCCCAGGTGCGGCTGATGCTGGGGTTCCAGGTGCTGCCGCGGCTGGCGCTGTTCGCGGGGCCCACCTACAACGCGTGGTTCGTCTGGGGGCAGCCGGACTTCGACTCCATCACCCGGATGTCGGTGAGTCAGAGCGAGCCGAAGCCGGACCAGCGCCTGCAGCACTGGCCCGGGCTCCAGGTGGGGCTGCACATCTAG
- a CDS encoding RNA polymerase sigma factor → MSIDVEAYYRRYGPQVLRRCRFLLRDEEKAVDAMHDVFVQLLRYQGALKDSAPSSLLHRIATTVCLNKLRGAKRRPEDREDELVLQIASAEDNESRAAARGVLDRLFGRVPASSRDIAVLHLVDGMTLEETAREVGLSVSGVRKRLRALNAVLQELELEAA, encoded by the coding sequence GTGTCTATCGATGTGGAGGCCTACTACCGCCGCTACGGCCCCCAGGTGCTCCGGCGCTGCCGCTTCCTCCTGCGTGACGAGGAGAAGGCCGTGGACGCCATGCACGACGTGTTCGTGCAGCTCTTGCGCTACCAGGGCGCGCTGAAAGACTCGGCGCCGTCCAGCCTGCTGCACCGCATTGCCACCACCGTGTGCCTCAACAAGCTGCGCGGGGCGAAGCGGCGGCCGGAGGACCGGGAGGACGAGCTGGTGCTGCAGATTGCGTCCGCGGAGGACAACGAGTCGCGCGCCGCCGCGCGGGGAGTGCTGGACAGGCTCTTCGGCCGGGTGCCCGCGTCCAGCCGGGACATCGCCGTGCTGCACCTGGTGGACGGGATGACGTTGGAGGAGACGGCCCGCGAGGTGGGCCTGTCCGTGTCCGGCGTGCGCAAGCGCCTGCGCGCGCTGAACGCCGTGCTGCAGGAGCTGGAGCTGGAGGCCGCATGA
- a CDS encoding DUF4258 domain-containing protein, giving the protein MASTVDTEKPLVPNAARKRISAILKGGRVGYSRHAREEMEKDDLTEVDVTNVLRGGRIIEPAELGPVDWTYRVHTSLQCVVVAFRSETELVIVTAWRKKR; this is encoded by the coding sequence ATGGCGTCAACTGTTGACACAGAAAAGCCACTGGTTCCCAATGCGGCTCGCAAGCGCATCTCGGCCATCCTGAAGGGTGGAAGGGTGGGCTACTCGCGGCACGCGCGCGAGGAGATGGAGAAGGACGACCTGACCGAAGTCGACGTAACGAACGTGCTGAGGGGAGGCCGCATCATCGAGCCGGCGGAGCTGGGGCCCGTGGACTGGACCTACCGGGTACACACCTCTCTTCAGTGCGTCGTCGTGGCGTTCCGGAGCGAGACGGAGCTGGTCATAGTCACTGCCTGGAGGAAGAAGCGATGA